In Nitrosococcus oceani ATCC 19707, the following proteins share a genomic window:
- a CDS encoding Wadjet anti-phage system protein JetD domain-containing protein: MNASLRGNGLVERLVRDLQCDRTEVLREFRELRAEGILVCDDWLREEPLSKVTVNLPEESNPTVKLWHAVLEQAAKIQGEFAALEPLGEIMEGLHASEMTGLLNGLVSLKQDQERLHNTPRFEVSARYLLGSSKLLDALPTASLRQFGIDVNRFPAFPGYVMVAGPPDPCVVVLVENPHAFECALDARGTDRAAWVCTYGYGLSLKYSQHGEQLAAILESRIPPRTVVRKGSPPSWDTLLRHDWIRFWGDLDFEGLAIFERLRRYNPSIVLSGLYKPMVDCLREGEGHPYCKAVGKTGQAPNKYGNDIAPLLALCLEQAVDQEFVSKSQISQWWDTELEI, from the coding sequence ATGAATGCCTCATTACGTGGAAATGGACTAGTTGAGCGGCTTGTGCGCGATCTCCAATGTGATCGCACGGAGGTACTTCGCGAATTCCGGGAACTGCGCGCAGAAGGAATCCTTGTATGCGACGATTGGCTGCGAGAAGAGCCCCTCAGCAAGGTAACCGTCAATCTTCCGGAAGAATCCAACCCAACGGTCAAGCTTTGGCACGCTGTGCTGGAACAGGCGGCTAAAATACAGGGCGAATTCGCCGCATTGGAACCTTTGGGTGAAATTATGGAAGGGCTCCATGCGTCCGAGATGACGGGGCTATTGAATGGTCTCGTCTCGTTGAAGCAAGACCAAGAGCGTCTGCATAACACACCTAGGTTTGAGGTCAGTGCCCGGTATCTACTCGGCTCATCCAAGTTGCTGGACGCTTTGCCAACTGCATCTTTGCGGCAGTTCGGCATTGATGTCAATCGTTTTCCGGCCTTTCCCGGATATGTCATGGTGGCCGGCCCACCGGATCCTTGTGTAGTAGTCTTAGTTGAGAACCCACACGCCTTTGAGTGTGCACTCGATGCCCGGGGTACAGATAGAGCGGCTTGGGTGTGCACCTATGGTTATGGGCTGAGTCTGAAGTACAGCCAACATGGTGAGCAGCTTGCCGCGATTCTTGAGAGCCGGATTCCGCCGAGGACAGTGGTTCGAAAAGGCAGCCCACCTAGTTGGGACACGCTTCTTCGTCATGACTGGATTCGCTTTTGGGGGGATCTAGACTTTGAGGGCCTTGCGATCTTCGAAAGGCTACGTAGGTACAATCCGAGCATAGTATTGAGCGGACTCTATAAGCCGATGGTTGATTGTTTGCGCGAAGGTGAAGGGCATCCGTACTGTAAGGCCGTGGGGAAGACAGGACAGGCGCCCAATAAGTATGGCAATGATATTGCGCCATTATTAGCCCTCTGCCTGGAGCAAGCGGTGGATCAGGAGTTTGTGTCGAAAAGCCAGATTTCACAGTGGTGGGATACTGAGCTTGAGATCTGA